A part of Candidatus Methylomirabilota bacterium genomic DNA contains:
- a CDS encoding sulfurtransferase, with protein sequence MIASARIANPQYLVETDWLAAHLADPELRVFDCTTYLDPDPVTVFSVRSGRPEWEKGHIPGAGYLDLQGELSDAASPFRFTMPPAEQFAAAMSRHGVAEGSRVVLYSAGSVIWAARIWWMLRAFGFDNAAVLNGGFDKWKAEGRPLSTEPPRPAPARFVARPRPEMIATKAQVAAAIADPHVCIVNALTAKQHTGEGGVHYGRPGRIAGSVNVPAHRLVDGESKVFLPAGDLAAMFAETGADRAEKVITYCGGGIAASADAFVLALLGHDNVALYDGSLSEWVKDPAAPMETGPPAQTPR encoded by the coding sequence ATGATCGCAAGCGCGCGCATCGCGAATCCGCAGTACCTCGTGGAGACCGACTGGCTGGCCGCGCACCTGGCCGACCCGGAGCTTCGTGTCTTCGATTGCACGACCTATCTCGATCCAGACCCGGTCACCGTCTTCTCGGTGCGGAGCGGCCGGCCGGAGTGGGAGAAGGGGCACATCCCGGGCGCGGGCTATCTGGACCTGCAAGGCGAGCTGTCGGATGCGGCCAGCCCGTTCCGCTTCACCATGCCCCCCGCGGAGCAATTCGCCGCGGCCATGTCGCGCCATGGTGTAGCCGAGGGCTCCCGCGTGGTGCTGTACAGCGCGGGCAGCGTCATATGGGCGGCGCGGATCTGGTGGATGCTCCGCGCTTTCGGCTTCGACAACGCCGCCGTCCTGAACGGAGGCTTCGACAAGTGGAAGGCCGAGGGCCGCCCGCTGTCCACCGAGCCGCCGCGGCCGGCGCCCGCGCGCTTCGTCGCGCGCCCGCGTCCCGAGATGATCGCCACCAAGGCCCAGGTGGCCGCGGCCATCGCTGACCCGCACGTGTGCATCGTCAACGCCCTCACCGCCAAGCAGCACACGGGCGAGGGCGGCGTCCACTACGGCCGCCCCGGACGTATCGCGGGCAGCGTCAACGTCCCCGCGCATCGTCTGGTCGACGGCGAGAGCAAGGTCTTCCTGCCTGCGGGCGACCTCGCCGCGATGTTCGCGGAGACGGGCGCGGACCGGGCCGAGAAGGTCATCACCTACTGCGGCGGCGGGATCGCGGCGAGCGCGGATGCCTTCGTCTTGGCATTGCTCGGCCACGACAATGTCGCGCTCTACGACGGGTCGCTGTCGGAGTGGGTCAAGGACCCGGCGGCCCCGATGGAGACGGGGCCGCCCGCTCAGACGCCCAGATAA
- a CDS encoding ABC transporter ATP-binding protein produces MASRIVVRDVEAGYGAVRVLHGVSIEVREGETVALLGTNGNGKSTLIKCIMGMVTPEAGEIFLETDGTRIDLTRKSTEEIVGLGIALVPEGRRLFPKLTVEENLLLGAYRSAARGDIAANLAFSFETFPLLFARRTQRAGSMSGGEQQMLAVARALMSSPRILLVDEPSVGLAPILVNRVIGKIKELKEQRQLTVLMAEQNFNQATKIADRGYIIVHGKIEFEGRSTQELRENELVKKYYLGV; encoded by the coding sequence TTGGCGAGTAGGATCGTCGTCCGCGACGTGGAGGCCGGCTACGGCGCCGTGCGCGTGCTCCACGGCGTGTCCATCGAGGTGCGAGAGGGGGAGACCGTCGCCCTCCTCGGCACCAACGGCAACGGCAAGAGCACGCTCATCAAGTGCATCATGGGCATGGTGACGCCCGAGGCGGGCGAGATCTTCCTGGAGACCGACGGCACGCGCATCGACCTGACCCGGAAGTCCACCGAAGAGATCGTGGGCCTGGGCATCGCCCTGGTGCCGGAGGGGCGCCGGCTCTTCCCGAAGCTGACCGTCGAGGAGAACCTCCTGCTCGGCGCCTACCGGTCGGCGGCCCGCGGCGACATCGCGGCCAACCTGGCCTTCTCCTTCGAGACGTTCCCGCTGCTCTTCGCGCGGCGGACGCAGCGCGCGGGCAGCATGAGCGGGGGCGAGCAGCAGATGCTCGCGGTGGCCCGCGCCCTCATGTCCTCACCGCGGATCCTCCTCGTGGACGAGCCGTCCGTGGGACTGGCCCCCATCCTCGTGAATCGCGTGATCGGAAAGATCAAGGAGCTGAAGGAGCAGCGCCAGCTCACCGTGCTCATGGCCGAGCAGAACTTCAACCAGGCGACCAAGATCGCCGACCGCGGCTACATCATCGTCCACGGCAAGATCGAGTTCGAGGGCCGCAGCACGCAAGAGCTGCGGGAGAACGAGCTGGTGAAGAAGTATTATCTGGGCGTCTGA
- a CDS encoding ABC transporter ATP-binding protein yields MAGALLEVQGLVKRFGGFTALNRVSLSVKAGERFGLIGPNGSGKTTLINCVSGALPVDSGTIHFDGREITALPAHQRTRLGIVRSFQIPKPFTSMTVLENLGIPLEYAGAGRAGAQGSADAGEILRSIGLEAKAHLKPAGLTQIEMRKLELARAMAARPKLLISDEAMAGLSSNEVDDILTILFRLNEQGITIIMIEHIMRAVMRFSERIVVFDAGERIAEGTPEEIVRNPAVEKAYLGE; encoded by the coding sequence ATGGCGGGGGCGCTGCTCGAGGTGCAGGGGCTCGTCAAGCGCTTCGGCGGCTTCACCGCGCTGAACCGCGTGAGCCTGTCCGTCAAGGCCGGCGAGCGCTTCGGCCTCATCGGGCCGAACGGCTCCGGCAAGACGACCCTCATCAACTGCGTCTCCGGGGCGCTGCCCGTCGACAGCGGCACCATCCACTTCGACGGACGCGAGATCACCGCGCTGCCCGCTCACCAGCGAACCCGGCTCGGCATCGTGCGCAGCTTCCAGATCCCCAAGCCCTTCACCAGCATGACCGTGCTGGAGAACCTGGGCATCCCCCTGGAGTACGCGGGGGCCGGACGCGCGGGCGCTCAGGGCAGTGCCGACGCCGGGGAGATCTTGCGCAGCATCGGGCTGGAGGCGAAGGCGCACCTCAAACCGGCCGGGCTCACGCAGATCGAGATGCGCAAGCTCGAGCTGGCCCGGGCCATGGCCGCGCGGCCGAAGCTGCTCATCTCCGACGAGGCCATGGCCGGGCTCTCCAGCAACGAGGTGGACGACATCCTGACCATCCTCTTCCGGCTGAACGAGCAGGGCATCACGATCATCATGATCGAGCACATCATGCGGGCGGTGATGCGCTTCTCCGAGCGCATCGTGGTGTTCGACGCCGGGGAACGGATCGCCGAGGGGACGCCGGAGGAGATCGTCAGGAACCCGGCCGTGGAGAAGGCCTACCTTGGCGAGTAG
- a CDS encoding branched-chain amino acid ABC transporter permease, which yields MARFGWTLVVGAAVMAAGIGVASLRVNPYLYFAGYVILQYVVIATAWNILGGYGGYVNFGTPAFFAMGAYTSVFLILSIRAPLPVQILAGGLVAALLGLGIGYLTLRLRGVFFSIATLALSVVLQTVITNWEYVGGSRGLSVIRPSGPPFGNYVVFLFTVMVGLAVVAVIVARFIERSWIGRGLAALRDNEEAAECMGVPTLRLKLFATTVSGFLLGVAGAPFPYYVTFIEPNSAFALDYAVNALAMPMIGGTTSWVGPVIGAVLLGTAQQLATVTISSEMNLFIVGVVLVAFVVLAPEGILGLVRRLRGR from the coding sequence ATGGCGCGCTTTGGCTGGACGCTCGTGGTGGGGGCGGCCGTCATGGCGGCCGGCATCGGCGTGGCCTCACTCCGCGTGAACCCGTACCTCTACTTCGCCGGGTACGTCATCCTCCAGTACGTCGTCATCGCGACGGCGTGGAACATCCTCGGCGGCTACGGCGGCTACGTGAACTTCGGGACGCCGGCATTCTTCGCCATGGGGGCGTACACGTCGGTCTTCCTCATCCTCTCGATCCGCGCGCCGCTGCCCGTGCAGATCCTCGCGGGCGGGCTCGTGGCCGCCTTGCTCGGGCTCGGCATCGGCTATCTCACGCTACGCCTCCGAGGCGTCTTCTTCTCGATCGCCACCCTGGCCCTGTCCGTCGTGCTGCAGACGGTGATCACCAACTGGGAGTACGTGGGTGGCTCGCGGGGCCTCAGCGTCATCCGCCCGAGCGGGCCGCCCTTCGGCAACTACGTCGTCTTCCTCTTCACGGTGATGGTCGGACTCGCCGTGGTCGCGGTGATCGTGGCGCGCTTCATCGAGCGATCCTGGATCGGCCGCGGGCTCGCCGCCCTGCGGGACAACGAGGAGGCGGCCGAGTGCATGGGGGTGCCCACGCTGCGGCTCAAGCTCTTCGCCACCACCGTGAGCGGCTTCCTCCTCGGCGTGGCCGGGGCGCCGTTTCCCTACTACGTCACCTTCATCGAGCCCAACTCCGCCTTCGCCCTCGACTACGCCGTGAACGCGCTGGCCATGCCGATGATCGGCGGCACCACGAGCTGGGTCGGCCCGGTGATCGGCGCCGTCCTGCTGGGGACGGCCCAGCAGCTCGCCACGGTGACGATTTCCTCCGAGATGAATCTGTTCATCGTGGGGGTCGTGCTCGTCGCCTTCGTCGTCCTGGCCCCCGAGGGGATCCTGGGCCTGGTGCGGCGCCTGCGAGGCCGCTGA